The proteins below come from a single Pristiophorus japonicus isolate sPriJap1 chromosome 18, sPriJap1.hap1, whole genome shotgun sequence genomic window:
- the LOC139229026 gene encoding uncharacterized protein codes for MAEQAMCHCCNMWELVDTIEVHGDHICSKCPQLEELWLRVDVLKSELQTLRHIREGESRNEEILMVRQSPPHLSATEGDSVTMTCWINSSSADLRIEWSKVLQEEKLLVLTSKGNNTMASLNYTERTQHFFNDTVSSLTISHISMNDTGRYLCEVFIEIPPPVCRKSGNGTNLQVQVVLIENATSLNDSTADSTRWILISSILSIALVVAIITFFVARRLIQSKNEEPVYVNVKYRNKAAQNNLPTETKKCELYAINSMWRSKDC; via the exons ATGGCAGAGCAGgcgatgtgtcactgctgcaacatgtgggagctggtggacaccattgaggtccacggcgaccatatCTGCAGCAAGTGcccgcagctcgaggaactttggctccgtgttgatgtgctgaaatccgagctgcagacactacggcacatcagggagggggaga GTAGGAATGAAGAGATTCTGATGGTTAGACAATCCCCACCTCACCTATCTGCAACGGAAGGAGACTCGGTGACAATGACTTGTTGGATTAATAGCTCAAGTGCAGACCTGCGAATAGAATGGAGTAAAGTCTTACAAGAGGAAAAGTTGTTAGTTCTGACCTCCAAAGGGAACAATACCATGGCTAGCCTGAATTACACTGAAAGAACCCAACATTTCTTCAATGATACAGTTAGCTCTCTGACTATCTCCCACATAAGCATGAATGACACTGGGAGGTATCTGTGTGAAGTATTCATTGAGATTCCTCCACCAGTGTGCAGAAAGTCTGGGAATGGAACTAACCTGCAGGTCCAAG TTGTCCTCATAGAAAATGCGACATCTTTAAATGACAGCACAGCTG ATTCGACAAGATGGATTCTGATTAGCAGTATATTGTCTATCGCATTGGTTGTGGCCATCATCACTTTCTTTGTTGCTAGAAGATTAATTCAATCTAAAAACG AGGAACCCGTGTACGTCAATGTGAAATATAGAAATAAAGCTGCTCAGAACAATCTTCCTACAGAAACAAAGAAATGTGAGCTATACGCTATCAACTCGATGTGGCGATCCAAAGACTGTTGA